The nucleotide sequence AACTAAAATCAAAACTCAGTGAGATTCAAGAATTTGGCGAAAGTAATAATATCGATATGAGCCGACAAGTCAATGAACTTGAAACTCAAATCAAAACTAAAAGCGAAGACATATTCAACTCATTAACACCTTGGCAGCGAGTTCAGGTTGCGCGTCATCCGCAACGCCCATACTCCTTAGATTATTTAAATATCTTCACTAGTGATTTCATCGAATTAAAAGGTGATCGTCGCCATGGTAACGACGCCGCCATCATTGGGGGATTTGCCAAACTTCGCGATGGTCGCAAAGTGATGGTCATTGCACAACAAAAAGGCCGTGACTTAAAAGAACGTAGTTTAAGAAATTTCGGTATGGCGCATCCTGAAGGATACCGTAAAGCCCTGCGATTAATGCAACTCGCTGACAAAGTAGGATGCCCAATTATCACATTTATTGATACTCCTGGAGCCTACCCTGGCATTGCTTCTGAAGAGCGTCACGTTGGCGAAGCCATTGCAGTAAACCTCTTAGAAATGTTTAAAATTCGTGTCCCCATTATCTCTATCGTCATTGGTGAAGGTGGTTCTGGTGGAGCTCTAGGAATTGGCGTTGCCAATAAAGTCCTTATTATGGAAAATGCTTATTATTCAGTTATCAGCCCAGAAGGTTGTGCTGGCATCATCTGGAAAGATGGCGCAAAAGCACCTGAGGCGGCAGCGGCAATGAA is from Lentisphaera profundi and encodes:
- a CDS encoding acetyl-CoA carboxylase carboxyltransferase subunit alpha; amino-acid sequence: MENFVLEFEKPIIELKSKLSEIQEFGESNNIDMSRQVNELETQIKTKSEDIFNSLTPWQRVQVARHPQRPYSLDYLNIFTSDFIELKGDRRHGNDAAIIGGFAKLRDGRKVMVIAQQKGRDLKERSLRNFGMAHPEGYRKALRLMQLADKVGCPIITFIDTPGAYPGIASEERHVGEAIAVNLLEMFKIRVPIISIVIGEGGSGGALGIGVANKVLIMENAYYSVISPEGCAGIIWKDGAKAPEAAAAMKISAKELLELKVVDDIVMEPLGGAHKNHEQAANALYDMINSQLSELSEMSEQEILDQRYNRFRQIGSFLEN